A window of Natrinema versiforme contains these coding sequences:
- a CDS encoding polymer-forming cytoskeletal protein — protein sequence MCGTHSLSQLVVVVLVALVACSIVPATAAAQTNGQTGGTVVVEEDETVDSLEAFGGSVVVRGTVTGDVSAVGGDVRIENTGEVGGDLEAAGGSVTIAGTVDGDVETGAGSLTITESGTVGGTVMAGVGSATIDGTIEGDAEIGAETIRLGESASIAGDLRYDGDLEGNTDAVAGEIEEDASLGVDVAPTIQPFASWLFAAYVLAVNLLIGALLLALFPRFSDGVADRVASGPLRSGLVGLGVLVGVPVLLVALAITVVGIPLSLIGGFAFALLLWIGVIYGRFAIAAWLLSLVGLGNRWLALVVGLVAGAALGRLPIPIVGDAINLLVLLLGLGALVRGLVGHWRAARNREQDRPVGPDPDEPTAD from the coding sequence ATGTGTGGGACACATTCACTATCGCAACTCGTCGTCGTGGTGTTGGTCGCGCTCGTCGCCTGTAGCATCGTCCCGGCCACGGCCGCCGCCCAGACGAACGGCCAGACCGGCGGGACGGTCGTCGTCGAGGAGGACGAAACCGTCGACAGCCTCGAGGCGTTCGGCGGAAGCGTCGTCGTGCGCGGCACCGTCACCGGCGACGTCAGCGCCGTCGGGGGCGATGTGCGAATCGAAAACACTGGCGAGGTCGGCGGCGACCTCGAGGCGGCCGGCGGGAGCGTGACCATCGCCGGCACCGTCGACGGTGACGTCGAGACCGGTGCGGGGAGTCTCACGATCACCGAGTCTGGCACCGTCGGCGGTACCGTGATGGCCGGCGTCGGGAGCGCGACGATCGACGGCACGATCGAGGGCGACGCCGAAATCGGGGCCGAGACGATCCGGCTGGGCGAGAGCGCCTCGATCGCGGGCGATCTGCGCTACGACGGCGACCTCGAGGGCAACACCGACGCGGTCGCGGGCGAGATCGAGGAGGACGCCTCGCTCGGCGTCGACGTCGCGCCGACGATCCAGCCCTTCGCGTCGTGGCTGTTCGCAGCCTACGTCCTCGCGGTGAACCTGCTGATCGGTGCCCTGTTGCTCGCGCTGTTCCCGCGGTTCTCCGACGGCGTCGCCGACCGCGTCGCGTCGGGACCGCTCCGTTCCGGGCTGGTCGGACTGGGGGTCCTCGTCGGGGTTCCCGTGCTCTTGGTCGCACTCGCGATCACCGTCGTCGGCATCCCGCTGTCGCTGATCGGCGGCTTCGCGTTCGCCCTGTTGCTCTGGATCGGCGTCATCTACGGCCGTTTTGCCATCGCCGCGTGGCTCCTCTCGCTGGTCGGCCTGGGCAACCGCTGGCTCGCACTCGTCGTCGGGCTGGTCGCCGGTGCCGCCCTCGGTCGGCTGCCGATACCGATCGTCGGCGACGCGATCAACCTGCTCGTCCTCCTGCTCGGCCTCGGGGCGCTCGTTCGCGGGCTGGTCGGCCACTGGCGGGCCGCCCGAAACCGCGAGCAGGACCGGCCCGTCGGTCCCGATCCGGACGAACCGACCGCCGATTGA
- a CDS encoding ubiquitin-like small modifier protein 2, producing MHVTVDIKGEDTYELDLEAVAGAAAADADTAGGVDDADDASGPAGATPTYADLLREVDLSPHEVSVLVDGRPVPEDQPVESDHVTVLRLIKGG from the coding sequence ATGCACGTCACCGTCGACATCAAGGGCGAGGACACCTACGAACTCGATCTCGAGGCGGTGGCGGGGGCCGCAGCCGCCGACGCTGATACCGCTGGCGGGGTCGACGACGCCGACGACGCCAGCGGTCCCGCCGGCGCAACGCCGACCTACGCGGACCTGCTCCGCGAGGTCGACCTGAGCCCCCACGAGGTGAGCGTCCTCGTCGACGGTCGCCCGGTCCCCGAGGACCAGCCCGTCGAGAGCGACCACGTGACGGTACTGCGGCTGATCAAGGGCGGGTAA
- the glyA gene encoding serine hydroxymethyltransferase gives MSNPLRESDPSVADAVDRERDRQESTLGMIASENHASEAVLAAQGTALTNKYAEGYPGARYYGGCEHVDEVERTAIERAKSLWGADHVNVQPHSGTQANMGVYFAALEPGETILSLDLAHGGHLSHGHHVNFSGQLYDVDQYEVDPETGYIDYAALEERAREVEPAMIVSGSSAYPREFDWERVGEIADAVDAVHLADIAHITGLVAAGVHSSPVEHADFVTGSTHKTVRAGRGGIIMCDEAYADDVDSAVFPGSQGGPLMHNIAGKAVGFGDALEPEFEDYAERTVENAATLAAVLRDRGLSLVSGGTDKHLVLVDLRESHPDLTGDDAEAALSEVGIVINKNTVPGETRSPFVTSGIRIGTPALTTRGFGPEEIETVAHCIADVIDAPDDDATLERVSTAVDDLCDSFPVYG, from the coding sequence ATGTCGAACCCGCTCAGGGAGTCCGACCCGTCGGTCGCCGACGCCGTCGACCGCGAGCGCGACCGGCAGGAGTCGACGCTGGGAATGATCGCCTCGGAGAACCACGCCTCCGAAGCCGTCCTCGCCGCACAGGGGACCGCACTGACCAACAAGTACGCCGAGGGGTACCCCGGCGCGCGCTACTACGGCGGCTGCGAACACGTCGATGAGGTCGAGCGAACGGCGATCGAGCGGGCGAAGTCGCTGTGGGGAGCCGACCACGTCAACGTCCAGCCCCACTCCGGAACGCAGGCGAACATGGGCGTCTACTTCGCCGCCCTCGAGCCGGGCGAGACGATCCTCTCGCTGGATCTCGCCCACGGCGGCCACCTCAGTCACGGCCACCACGTCAACTTCTCCGGACAGCTCTACGACGTCGACCAGTACGAGGTCGATCCGGAGACGGGCTACATCGACTACGCCGCGCTCGAAGAACGGGCCCGCGAGGTCGAGCCGGCGATGATCGTCAGCGGCTCCTCGGCGTACCCCCGCGAGTTCGACTGGGAGCGCGTCGGCGAAATCGCCGACGCCGTCGACGCCGTCCACCTCGCCGACATCGCCCACATCACCGGCCTCGTCGCGGCCGGCGTCCACTCGAGTCCGGTCGAGCACGCGGACTTCGTCACCGGCAGCACGCACAAGACCGTCCGCGCCGGTCGGGGCGGGATCATCATGTGCGACGAGGCCTACGCCGACGACGTCGACAGCGCCGTCTTCCCCGGGAGTCAGGGCGGCCCGCTCATGCACAACATCGCCGGCAAGGCCGTCGGCTTCGGGGACGCCCTCGAGCCCGAATTTGAGGACTACGCCGAACGAACCGTCGAGAACGCGGCCACGCTCGCGGCCGTCCTCCGCGACCGGGGGCTGTCGCTGGTCTCCGGCGGCACCGACAAGCACCTCGTACTCGTCGATCTGCGGGAGTCCCACCCCGACCTCACCGGCGACGACGCGGAAGCGGCGCTCTCGGAGGTCGGCATCGTCATCAACAAGAACACCGTCCCGGGGGAGACCCGGTCGCCGTTCGTCACCAGCGGAATCCGGATCGGCACACCCGCGCTGACGACCCGCGGGTTCGGCCCCGAGGAGATCGAGACGGTCGCCCACTGCATCGCCGACGTCATCGACGCGCCCGACGACGACGCGACGCTCGAGCGGGTCTCGACGGCGGTCGACGACCTCTGTGACTCGTTCCCCGTATACGGGTAG